Sequence from the Platichthys flesus chromosome 2, fPlaFle2.1, whole genome shotgun sequence genome:
GAATGCCAGAgactttttcttcatttcatttgacTGGTTCATGCAGAGGGCTGATGGTCTTTTAAGATGGATTTGGGCCTTTTGCTACCTTGGCCTGCGGGCTGGGGCCATACGGAGTGAAGGTATACTGCCACTCAGGCAGGCCCAGGTGGGTTATCATCAGTCGGTAGTAAGAGGTGAAAGTTGCGGTGAGAAAATGCCAACACAGTGAGCAATCAAGGAACCAGATTTCACTCTGCTGGGCTACTacacctggaaaacacacagaaaaacatctaTCAAGCACAACTATTTAACATGaggaaatatatttttgtcGAGAGGGAAagatgcattaaaaaaatgaccTGCGGTGCAGTTTTTGTAGACCAAGCACACCTTGCCATTCCCGCCACAGGAATCCAGCTCAAAGATGCGGCTCCGGGAATCAAAATGGGGCACAGCAGACGCCCGCTCCGACCCTGGCGGGCAGCATTAATGAATCTTACATAACTATTTACTCTCCAATCAAAATTCCATTTATTAGCCTGCATTCTGCACAAGTGGGCACATGTAAACAGACTTAATCGAAGGTGACACGCTGTAATTGTCGTGTTAAGCCCACATCAGCATTCTGACAGGTGAGCTTTACCAAGTTTAGCGTCGCTTTCCTCCCAGTCCAGGTCTGCCAGGGAGGGGGCGTTGGGAAGGGAGAAGAGGGACACTGGTTGGAGGAGTGGGCACAGCCGGGCCACGCTGTTGACCATCATGCATCCTAAGGGAACACACTcatctggaacacacacacacacacgaagatATAGAGCGATTTAGGGataaataatttgaattgtGAGAtagaatatgaaaaaaatgaaaagaataatgAAATCCCCTACTGTCTAGTTTAACACTCCAGGTCAGAGTGAACCCGTCAGTTGTCAGGTAGAAATCTCTCAGGTCTTCTGGCAAAATACAGGTGTTTTTCTAAaaggggggagacagagagcacAATGTTCAACCGATGTTTAACCAGGTTCACACCGGACCACGAACAGTGAAATCTGGGATGTCCCTTCGTTTGTCACCTGTTCCCAGGACAACAGGCTCCTCTTCTCTGCAGGCTCCCTCTCGGCGAACCGCACGTCCACGACCCCCGGCAGGTTCTCTAACACAACACGGACAGAGCAGTGAGATCATGAGTGCACATCACATGCACCTCAACACACACCGACGTGTTAGCTAGCTCATGTGGACGCAGGGGATACACACCGAGGATTCGAGTGATGCCGAGCGTCAG
This genomic interval carries:
- the tpgs2 gene encoding tubulin polyglutamylase complex subunit 2 translates to MIGTMRAWRLLFGEGDSKVLSADGAAASRPTQSGYSHTVLLMEEGKANLAFKGVAERLTLGITRILENLPGVVDVRFAEREPAEKRSLLSWEQKNTCILPEDLRDFYLTTDGFTLTWSVKLDNECVPLGCMMVNSVARLCPLLQPVSLFSLPNAPSLADLDWEESDAKLGSERASAVPHFDSRSRIFELDSCGGNGKVCLVYKNCTAGVVAQQSEIWFLDCSLCWHFLTATFTSYYRLMITHLGLPEWQYTFTPYGPSPQAKVAKGPNPS